The genomic segment GGGTCATCGATACCGGTCGTCGAGAAGCGGGCCACGACCTTCGGTGCTGTGGTCTGTCGCTTCGATAGCGTGCTTCGGGGCCGTGGATCGAGCCAACCGGCACGCTTTTTCGAGCGCTCGTCCCATCCGCGCCCATGACCGATCGCGGCCCGCTCTCGACTGTGTCGCCCCTCGATGGCCGGTACGCACGCTACACCGAGCCGCTCGTTCCCTACGTCAGCGAGGGCGCACTGTTGCGCGCTCGCGTCCGCGTCGAAGTCGAATACCTCCTCGCGCTCGCTGATCTCGACGCGACACCGCTCGCGATCGACGCCGACGACCGCACGACGCTCCGGGCGGCCTACGAGGAGTTCGACGACGAGGACGCGAGACGGATCAAACGAATCGAGGTCGATGGAACCGACGAGTACCCGGCGACCAACCACGACGTGAAGGCCGTCGAGTACTTCGTCCGCGACGCCCTTCCAGAGAATCTCGACGCCGACCAGTGGATCCACTTCGGGCTCACGAGCGAGGACGTCAACAACCTCGCCCATCGCCTCCTGATCGGTCCCGCCATCGAGGACGTGCTGATTCCTGCGCTCGAAGCGGTGCGGGATGCGCTTGGCGAACTCGCCGACGAAAATCGGGACGTGCCGATGCTCGCACGGACCCACGGCCAGCCCGCCACGCCCACCACGTTCGGCAAAGAAATGGCGGTCTTCGTGGGACGGCTCGACCGCGCGATCGACCGGGTCGAAACTGCGGCTGACGGCCTCGCGGGCAAGCTCGCAGGCGCGAGCGGGACCTACGCCGCCCACCACGCCGCCTACTCCGAGGTCGACTGGCGGGCGTTCGCGCGCGAGTTCGTCGAATCCCTCGATCTGGAGTTCGTCGAGCCCGTCACCCAGGTCAACCCGTGTGACGACCTCGCGGCGCTGTTCGACGCTCTCAGCGGTGCCAACGCCGTCCTCCTCGATCTCGATCGCGACGTGTGGCGCTACGTCAGCCAGCGTTATCTCGGCCAGCGCGCCGATGCGGACGAAACCGGCTCGTCGACGATGCCCCACAAGGTGAACCCCATCGACTTCGAGAACTCGGAGGGCAACCTCTCGAAGGCGAATTCGGACCTCGAGTTTCTCGGGGGGTACATCACCACCTCACGGCTCCAGCGCGACCTCTCGGATTCGACGGTGAAGCGTAATATCGGTGCGGCGCTCGCGCACTGTTGCATCGGCTACCGGAAGACCGAGGCCGGACTCTCGAAAGTCGTCCCGAACGAGCAAGTGATGCGCGATGACCTCGAAGCGAACCCCGAGGTCATCGGCGAGGCCGTCCAGACGATCCTCCGCCGGGAGGGCCACACTGACGCCTACGAACGAGTCAAAGAGCTCACCAGAGGACGACGCACCAGCCTGGAGGACTTCTATGACCTCTTCGACGATCTCGACGTGAGCGAGGCGACTCGCGAGGAACTCCACGCTCTCACGCCCGCCGGCTACACCGGCGTGGCGAGCGATCTGGTCGACGGAACTGAGTGAACATCTGACGGCGAACAGGAACTCACCGTTGGCGGAACGATCGCGGCCGACCTCAGGACCGCGCGTCCTCGACGGCCGCGACGAACTCCGCGGCGGACTCGCGCACCGCGTCCCAGTTCTCGCGTTCGATGGCGTCGTAATCCACCAGCGCCGACCCCGCACCCACCGCGACCGCGCCGGCGTCGAAGTACTCCGCGACGTTGTCGGCCGACACCCCGCCCGTGGGCATCACCGGCACGTCGCCGAGCGGGCCCTGTATCGCGCCGATGTGATCCGGCCCGACCGTGGATGCGGGGAACAGTTTCAGAATGTCCGCCCCGGCCGCCATCGCGCGATCCGCTTCGGTCGGCGTCATCACGCCAGGGATACAGAGCACGTTCTCGCGGTTGCAGACCCGAATGACCTCTTCGTTGAGATTCGGGGCGAGCACGAACTCCGCGCCGGCCTCGATGACGTTGCGCGCGGCAGCGGCGTCCATCACGGTCCCGGCCCCCACGACGGCGTCGGTGTCAGCGAGCGCGCGGTCGACTGCGGCGATCATCTCGGTACATCGCTTCGCGTCGGCGGTCACTTCGATCGCGGTCACGCCGCCCGCGTGGATCGCTTCGGCGACCGGAACGATGTCCTCCTCGTCGATGCCCCGGAGGACGGCCGTCACGCCGCTGTCGACGATCCGCTTGCGGACTGCCTGTTTTCGTGCCATGCGGCGGTCTCCGACGGCCGAGAACAAAAAGGGGTGCTACTCGGCGGCCGGCACTGATTCACCGAACGACGGTCACATTCACCGGCGAGCGACGCACCACCGACTCGGCGGTATTGCCGAGCAGGACGTGGGGGAACTCCTCGCGGCTGTGGTTGCCGATGACGATATGATCGACGTCGTTCTCGTCGGCGTACGC from the Halococcus salifodinae DSM 8989 genome contains:
- a CDS encoding bifunctional 4-hydroxy-2-oxoglutarate aldolase/2-dehydro-3-deoxy-phosphogluconate aldolase, with product MARKQAVRKRIVDSGVTAVLRGIDEEDIVPVAEAIHAGGVTAIEVTADAKRCTEMIAAVDRALADTDAVVGAGTVMDAAAARNVIEAGAEFVLAPNLNEEVIRVCNRENVLCIPGVMTPTEADRAMAAGADILKLFPASTVGPDHIGAIQGPLGDVPVMPTGGVSADNVAEYFDAGAVAVGAGSALVDYDAIERENWDAVRESAAEFVAAVEDARS
- the purB gene encoding adenylosuccinate lyase — encoded protein: MTDRGPLSTVSPLDGRYARYTEPLVPYVSEGALLRARVRVEVEYLLALADLDATPLAIDADDRTTLRAAYEEFDDEDARRIKRIEVDGTDEYPATNHDVKAVEYFVRDALPENLDADQWIHFGLTSEDVNNLAHRLLIGPAIEDVLIPALEAVRDALGELADENRDVPMLARTHGQPATPTTFGKEMAVFVGRLDRAIDRVETAADGLAGKLAGASGTYAAHHAAYSEVDWRAFAREFVESLDLEFVEPVTQVNPCDDLAALFDALSGANAVLLDLDRDVWRYVSQRYLGQRADADETGSSTMPHKVNPIDFENSEGNLSKANSDLEFLGGYITTSRLQRDLSDSTVKRNIGAALAHCCIGYRKTEAGLSKVVPNEQVMRDDLEANPEVIGEAVQTILRREGHTDAYERVKELTRGRRTSLEDFYDLFDDLDVSEATREELHALTPAGYTGVASDLVDGTE